One stretch of Fictibacillus sp. b24 DNA includes these proteins:
- a CDS encoding MGMT family protein produces the protein MERFTENVITIIKSIPRGKVMSYGQIARVAGNPRSARQVVRILHSMSKKYNLPWHRVVNVKGEISMEDEEFFMTQKTLLEQEGIVFKGENKVVMEKYRYQPVDEWTV, from the coding sequence GTGGAGCGTTTTACGGAAAATGTGATTACGATTATAAAAAGCATACCGCGTGGTAAAGTGATGTCCTATGGCCAGATTGCACGTGTGGCTGGAAATCCCCGCAGTGCCAGACAAGTCGTTCGCATTCTTCATTCGATGAGCAAAAAATACAATCTTCCGTGGCATCGTGTAGTTAACGTAAAAGGTGAGATTTCAATGGAGGACGAAGAATTTTTTATGACGCAAAAGACATTGTTAGAACAAGAAGGCATTGTGTTTAAAGGGGAAAATAAAGTTGTTATGGAAAAGTATAGATATCAACCGGTTGATGAATGGACGGTGTAG
- a CDS encoding DUF2254 domain-containing protein has product MRMNLLDNYLKKYTRMSERELSHTVQSNMWFTPVLYVLFSSLLVTATLTSDLKYDLGNQMRPFFAVDYDLTLALVGTLTAAILTLTTFTFNLILVVFTTFSMQFSPRMLKNFIASKSTQRVLGIFTSSFVYMLLSFIFLNKRMAEYYFAVPVLAGLIAAVSMGTFIFFINHAVAWLQVNQMTYDMKKEALSIVKNTLEDEVDPYKVNDLSTVNSEICETKGNTITAGKSGFIQLVDFVSIMKEAEKDDIVIQLEYTIGSYVYATTPFITYWKNGENEVDERKYLSFISIGRRQTEVQDIEFSINKLVEVAIRSLGNFDPKTATNAIYQLGEVLASISRGSIFSTYLVDKNNNLRVVLEERDFNHYLYNAFGYIRHYAKDNVIVCTEILKVLDLMAKSLNKRDYNAVWEFGVFTASGFENLFLFTLDEQQFHRALHNLAITTKHEKEFEAFMEKEKQNRA; this is encoded by the coding sequence ATGAGAATGAATCTGCTTGATAATTATTTAAAAAAATATACGAGGATGTCAGAGAGGGAATTATCTCATACGGTTCAATCGAACATGTGGTTTACTCCTGTACTTTACGTTCTTTTTTCTTCTTTATTAGTAACGGCTACTTTAACTTCTGATCTTAAGTATGATTTAGGCAATCAGATGAGACCGTTTTTTGCGGTCGATTATGATTTAACTCTCGCACTTGTAGGTACACTTACCGCTGCTATCTTAACGTTAACCACTTTTACGTTTAACTTGATCTTGGTGGTTTTTACGACATTTTCGATGCAGTTTTCACCGAGGATGCTAAAGAATTTTATTGCTAGTAAATCTACACAAAGAGTTTTAGGGATATTTACATCTAGTTTTGTTTATATGCTATTAAGTTTTATATTTCTGAATAAAAGAATGGCAGAATATTATTTTGCTGTTCCAGTGCTCGCGGGTTTAATAGCTGCCGTATCAATGGGGACGTTTATCTTTTTTATTAATCACGCAGTTGCCTGGCTGCAAGTAAACCAGATGACATACGATATGAAAAAAGAAGCGCTATCCATTGTGAAAAATACGTTAGAGGATGAAGTGGATCCTTATAAAGTAAACGATCTAAGCACGGTTAACAGTGAAATTTGTGAGACAAAGGGCAATACGATAACGGCTGGAAAGTCAGGCTTCATTCAACTTGTGGATTTTGTTTCTATTATGAAAGAGGCAGAAAAAGATGATATTGTCATCCAACTGGAGTATACGATTGGAAGTTATGTGTATGCTACAACACCATTCATTACGTATTGGAAAAATGGTGAAAATGAAGTAGATGAACGTAAATATCTGTCATTTATCAGCATTGGAAGAAGGCAGACAGAAGTTCAAGATATAGAATTTAGTATTAACAAGCTGGTAGAAGTCGCTATAAGGTCTCTAGGGAATTTTGATCCAAAAACCGCAACAAACGCTATCTATCAGCTTGGAGAAGTTCTTGCATCGATTTCACGCGGGTCCATATTCTCTACGTATTTAGTGGATAAAAACAACAATCTTCGCGTGGTTTTAGAAGAAAGAGATTTTAATCATTATTTATATAATGCCTTTGGTTACATAAGACACTATGCAAAAGATAATGTTATTGTTTGCACGGAAATCCTTAAAGTATTGGATTTGATGGCGAAATCTCTTAATAAGCGTGATTACAATGCCGTTTGGGAATTTGGCGTGTTTACAGCCAGCGGATTTGAAAATCTTTTCTTATTTACACTAGATGAGCAGCAATTTCACCGTGCGCTGCATAATCTTGCGATAACGACAAAACATGAAAAAGAGTTTGAAGCGTTCATGGAAAAAGAAAAACAGAATAGAGCTTAG
- a CDS encoding serine/threonine protein kinase, protein MITEWWKGVQRLVYDRPLKAELLIHGRYKIKEVLGMGSYGITYLAVDIQTKEAIVLKQLRTTKAKTDSGLHSFQRESQMLKALLHQQVPKLLDEFQNEHGFFIAMEWINGDTFEDLIFRDQKTYSEKETIHILVELLNIVENFHQKGIIHRDLRIPNIILRDGKLHIIDFGLACYVTDKEIQDPDDHPEKLRMREISVISDLFALGHFALFLLYSSYEPQSRKERSWEEELDISQSLKTILRKMLQLDEPFHSVASVRTAITSI, encoded by the coding sequence ATGATTACTGAATGGTGGAAAGGTGTTCAACGCTTGGTCTACGACAGGCCACTTAAGGCAGAGCTCCTGATACATGGCCGGTACAAAATTAAAGAAGTGCTTGGGATGGGTAGTTACGGGATAACTTATTTAGCAGTTGATATTCAAACAAAGGAAGCAATCGTATTAAAGCAGCTCAGGACGACTAAAGCGAAAACAGATAGCGGTCTTCATTCTTTTCAAAGAGAGTCGCAAATGCTAAAAGCATTGCTGCACCAACAAGTTCCAAAGCTTCTAGACGAATTTCAGAATGAACATGGGTTCTTTATCGCTATGGAATGGATCAATGGTGACACGTTTGAGGACTTGATTTTCCGAGATCAGAAAACCTATAGTGAAAAGGAAACGATTCACATACTGGTGGAGCTATTAAATATTGTAGAAAACTTCCACCAAAAAGGAATAATTCACCGCGATCTGCGAATCCCAAACATCATACTGCGAGATGGAAAGCTTCATATCATTGATTTTGGGCTAGCATGTTATGTAACTGACAAAGAAATTCAAGACCCAGATGATCATCCAGAGAAACTAAGAATGCGTGAAATATCCGTTATTAGTGATTTATTTGCACTCGGTCATTTTGCACTGTTTCTTCTTTACTCTTCCTATGAACCTCAATCTAGGAAGGAAAGAAGCTGGGAAGAGGAATTAGATATCTCACAGTCATTGAAAACCATTCTTCGTAAAATGCTGCAGCTGGATGAGCCTTTCCACTCCGTTGCTAGCGTCAGAACCGCCATAACAAGTATTTAA
- a CDS encoding DUF2198 family protein: MLEYVFAALLPVFLQLLFNRVLFTKYLPLGITIIILIFGFDGLNQPLPLQIVAVIFTIIGFFLGLKIYNKQKRKVR; the protein is encoded by the coding sequence ATGTTGGAGTATGTTTTTGCAGCTTTGTTGCCTGTATTTTTGCAGCTGCTATTTAATAGAGTGCTGTTTACAAAATACTTGCCGTTAGGAATAACGATTATTATTTTAATTTTTGGTTTTGATGGCTTGAATCAGCCTTTACCTCTCCAAATCGTTGCTGTCATTTTCACGATCATAGGGTTTTTCCTGGGTCTCAAAATTTATAATAAACAAAAAAGAAAAGTAAGATAG
- a CDS encoding sulfite exporter TauE/SafE family protein yields the protein MEFFYILLGLCIGIFSGIFGIGGGFILTPVLILFGIPPLSAIGTSLMYSIGTSVSGVAAHLKYKNIIWKTAAVLGSVGIIATQIAHPLVVWLEKMGYDDTVIPVFYIVLLAYFALSLLYKQSKRKNTANASTEIHFSWIKAIFIGFTGGFISTTLGVGGGFVMVPMLISLMKFPSRKAVGTSLVSVFLIVTAGFLTYASSVQLDYKLGILLILGALVGTQLGAKLTTIYTSEQIQKYLGALYITILISVILKLVHFDKAGLGVITLYVLTMLVLFFKKTISHTKRKTSTS from the coding sequence ATGGAATTTTTCTATATACTGCTAGGTTTGTGCATCGGAATCTTTTCTGGCATTTTCGGTATTGGGGGAGGCTTTATTCTGACCCCCGTTTTAATTTTGTTCGGCATTCCGCCTCTTTCAGCAATTGGTACCAGTCTCATGTATTCAATCGGGACGAGTGTTTCTGGGGTTGCGGCGCATCTAAAATACAAGAATATTATATGGAAAACGGCCGCTGTTTTGGGATCAGTTGGAATTATCGCTACTCAAATTGCTCATCCGCTTGTGGTATGGCTTGAGAAGATGGGGTATGACGATACAGTAATCCCTGTGTTTTATATTGTGCTTCTTGCCTACTTTGCCCTTTCCCTGCTTTATAAGCAGTCAAAACGCAAGAATACAGCGAATGCATCCACTGAAATTCATTTTTCTTGGATCAAAGCAATCTTTATTGGATTTACAGGAGGGTTCATTTCTACAACATTGGGTGTTGGCGGAGGATTTGTAATGGTACCGATGCTCATCTCTTTAATGAAATTCCCTTCTAGAAAAGCTGTAGGCACGAGTTTAGTCAGTGTATTCTTGATTGTTACTGCTGGATTCTTGACGTATGCCTCATCCGTTCAACTAGATTATAAGCTCGGGATTTTACTCATTCTTGGCGCTTTAGTCGGTACTCAGCTTGGTGCAAAGCTTACGACTATCTATACAAGCGAACAGATACAAAAGTATTTAGGTGCACTGTACATCACAATATTAATTTCAGTTATCCTTAAACTTGTACACTTTGATAAAGCTGGACTTGGTGTAATTACACTTTATGTGTTAACGATGCTCGTTCTTTTCTTTAAAAAAACGATCTCGCATACAAAAAGAAAGACGTCTACCTCGTGA
- the uvrB gene encoding excinuclease ABC subunit UvrB, with translation MFEIKSNYQPQGDQPAAIKHLVENINAGKKSMTLLGATGTGKTFTVSNVIQEVNKPTLVIAHNKTLAGQLYSELKEFFPNNAVEYFVSYYDYYQPEAYIAHSDTYIEKDASINDEIDKLRHSATSSLFERKDVIIVASVSCIYGLGSPEEYKDMVISLREGMEKDRDQLLRDLVDVQYNRNDINFTRGTFRVRGDVVEIFPASRDEHCLRVEFFGDEIDRITEVDALTGEILGERNHVAIFPASHFVTREEKMKVAIKRIEAELEDRLKELNEAGKLLEAQRLEQRTRYDLEMMAEMGFCSGIENYSVHLTLRPLGSTPYTLLDYFPDDSLIVIDESHVTLPQIRGMFNGDQARKGVLVDHGFRLPSAKDNRPLTFEEFERYTKFQHIYVSATPGPYELEHAPEPVEQIIRPTGLLDPTLEVRPIKGQIDDLLGEINERIEQNERVLVTTLTKKMSEDLTDYFVELGIKVRYLHSEIKTLERIQIIRDLRLGVFDVLVGINLLREGLDIPEVSLVAILDADKEGFLRSERSLIQTIGRAARNSNGHVIMYGDKITKSMQIAIDETQRRRQKQMEHNEKHGITPTTIKKEVRDVIRATQAAEETETYTGSKAPKQKMSKKDREAFIERMEKEMKDAAKNLQFERAAELRDLILELKAEG, from the coding sequence ATGTTCGAAATCAAATCTAACTATCAGCCACAAGGGGATCAGCCCGCAGCGATCAAGCATCTTGTGGAAAATATTAATGCAGGGAAAAAGAGTATGACCCTGCTTGGTGCGACCGGAACAGGGAAGACGTTTACGGTTTCTAACGTTATTCAGGAAGTAAACAAACCGACTCTTGTTATTGCTCATAACAAAACTCTAGCCGGACAGCTTTATAGTGAGTTAAAAGAATTTTTCCCAAACAACGCAGTTGAATATTTTGTATCGTATTACGACTATTATCAGCCAGAAGCATATATTGCTCATTCCGATACGTACATCGAAAAAGATGCAAGCATCAACGACGAAATAGATAAACTTCGTCACTCTGCCACTTCATCGTTATTCGAAAGAAAAGACGTTATTATTGTGGCAAGTGTGTCCTGTATTTATGGTCTAGGTTCACCTGAAGAATATAAAGACATGGTGATCTCTTTAAGAGAAGGAATGGAGAAAGACCGCGATCAGCTTCTTCGAGACCTTGTCGATGTTCAATACAACCGTAACGACATTAACTTTACGCGTGGTACGTTCCGTGTCAGAGGTGATGTGGTTGAAATCTTCCCAGCCTCACGTGATGAACATTGCTTGCGTGTGGAGTTTTTTGGTGATGAGATCGACCGTATAACAGAAGTGGACGCACTAACTGGTGAAATTTTAGGCGAACGCAATCACGTTGCCATTTTCCCGGCATCCCACTTCGTTACTCGTGAAGAGAAAATGAAAGTAGCGATCAAACGCATTGAAGCGGAACTGGAAGATCGCCTGAAAGAACTGAACGAGGCTGGCAAACTATTAGAAGCGCAGCGACTCGAACAAAGAACAAGGTACGATCTTGAGATGATGGCTGAAATGGGCTTTTGTTCAGGAATTGAGAACTACTCTGTTCACCTGACGCTGAGACCATTAGGATCCACACCTTATACATTGCTTGACTACTTTCCGGACGATTCACTAATCGTGATTGATGAATCGCATGTTACACTTCCACAAATTCGTGGAATGTTTAATGGAGACCAAGCGAGAAAAGGGGTGCTTGTGGATCACGGATTCCGTCTCCCTTCAGCAAAAGACAACCGGCCATTAACGTTTGAAGAATTCGAGCGCTACACAAAGTTTCAGCATATTTATGTATCTGCAACACCAGGTCCGTATGAACTCGAACACGCTCCAGAGCCTGTTGAGCAGATTATTCGTCCTACTGGGTTATTAGATCCTACACTAGAAGTCCGTCCGATTAAAGGACAGATCGATGACTTGCTTGGCGAGATCAATGAGAGAATCGAGCAAAACGAAAGAGTTCTTGTTACAACGTTAACGAAGAAAATGTCTGAAGATCTTACCGATTACTTTGTTGAACTAGGTATTAAGGTTCGTTATCTTCATTCTGAAATCAAGACGCTCGAACGGATTCAGATCATCCGTGACCTCCGTCTCGGTGTGTTTGATGTTCTCGTTGGGATCAACTTGCTTCGAGAAGGACTTGATATCCCAGAAGTATCACTCGTCGCTATTTTAGACGCAGATAAAGAAGGATTTCTACGTTCAGAACGTTCACTCATTCAGACGATCGGACGTGCGGCGCGTAACTCGAACGGTCACGTTATTATGTATGGTGATAAAATTACAAAATCCATGCAGATTGCAATCGATGAAACGCAGCGCAGACGTCAGAAGCAGATGGAGCATAATGAAAAGCACGGTATTACGCCTACAACCATTAAAAAAGAAGTGCGTGATGTTATTCGTGCAACACAAGCTGCTGAAGAAACAGAAACGTATACAGGATCAAAAGCTCCTAAGCAAAAAATGAGCAAAAAAGATCGCGAAGCCTTTATCGAGCGTATGGAAAAAGAAATGAAAGATGCTGCAAAGAACTTGCAGTTCGAACGTGCAGCAGAGCTTCGTGACCTCATACTTGAGTTAAAAGCGGAAGGATGA
- the uvrA gene encoding excinuclease ABC subunit UvrA: MATNQNIIVKGARAHNLKNIDITIPRDKLVVLTGLSGSGKSSLAFDTIYAEGQRRYVESLSAYARQFLGQMDKPDVDSIEGLSPAISIDQKTTSRNPRSTVGTVTEIYDYLRLLFARIGRPVCPVHNVEITSQTIEQMVDRILEYPERTKLQILAPVVSGRKGEHVKALEDIKKQGYVRVRIDGEMREISEEIKLEKNKKHSIEIVIDRIVVKEGIATRLADSLEAALNLGGGSVVVDVMGEEELLFSQNHACPHCGFSIGELEPRLFSFNSPFGACSSCDGLGVKLEVDPELVVPDWSRSLRDNAIAPWEPISSQYYPQLLESICNHFGIDMDVPVQDLPKDQMDKILNGSKEYLTFRYKNDFGQVRKNEIQFEGVLGNIQRRYRETSSDYIREQMEGYMAQKPCPTCKGHRLKKEALSVLINGRHIGETTALSITEAKEFFDNLELTNKERAIAKLILREIVDRSGFLINVGLDYLTLSRAAGTLSGGEAQRIRLATQVGSRLMGVLYILDEPSIGLHQRDNDRLIRTLEEMRSLGNTLIVVEHDEDTMLAADYVIDIGPGAGAHGGVITSQGTPQEIMEDPASLTGQYLSGKKFIPLPKKRRKPDGRYIEVKGATENNLKNVSAKIPLGLFTGVTGVSGSGKSTLVNEILHKALAQKLHRAKDKPGAHKSIKGLEHIDKVIDIDQSPIGRTPRSNPATYTGVFDDIRDVFASTNEAKVRGYKKGRFSFNVKGGRCEACRGDGIIKIEMHFLPDVYVPCEVCHGKRYNRETLEVKYKGKNIADILDMTVEDSVEFFANIPKIKRKLQTILDVGLGYIKLGQSATTLSGGEAQRVKLASQLHKRSTGKTIYILDEPTTGLHVDDISRLLVVLQRLVDNGDSVLVIEHNLDVIKQCDYLVDLGPEGGDKGGTIVGAGTPEELAEVEASHTGRYLAPILKRDKKRMTKKVKEKEAVK, encoded by the coding sequence TTGGCAACCAATCAAAACATCATAGTTAAGGGTGCAAGAGCCCATAATTTAAAAAATATAGATATTACGATCCCGCGTGATAAGCTGGTTGTTCTAACTGGCTTATCTGGTTCGGGTAAGTCTTCACTTGCTTTCGATACGATCTATGCAGAAGGACAGCGCCGTTATGTTGAGTCTCTATCTGCTTATGCCCGTCAGTTCCTTGGACAGATGGATAAGCCGGATGTTGATTCCATCGAAGGTCTTTCACCTGCAATTTCGATCGACCAGAAAACAACAAGCCGTAACCCTCGTTCAACAGTTGGTACGGTTACTGAAATTTATGACTATCTTCGTCTTCTGTTCGCTCGTATCGGCCGGCCGGTATGTCCTGTTCATAACGTAGAGATTACCTCTCAAACAATTGAACAGATGGTAGACCGAATCTTAGAATACCCTGAGCGTACGAAGCTTCAAATCTTGGCACCGGTTGTATCGGGGCGAAAAGGTGAGCATGTTAAGGCGTTAGAAGATATCAAGAAACAAGGCTATGTTCGTGTTCGCATTGATGGGGAAATGCGTGAGATATCAGAAGAAATTAAGCTCGAAAAAAATAAAAAGCATTCTATTGAAATCGTGATTGACCGTATTGTTGTTAAAGAGGGAATCGCTACTCGTTTAGCCGACTCTTTAGAAGCTGCTCTTAATCTAGGCGGCGGCAGTGTTGTAGTCGATGTCATGGGTGAAGAAGAACTTTTATTCTCTCAAAATCACGCTTGTCCGCATTGCGGATTTTCAATTGGCGAACTTGAACCCCGATTGTTTTCATTCAACAGTCCGTTTGGGGCTTGTTCATCATGCGATGGATTAGGCGTTAAGCTTGAGGTGGACCCGGAGCTTGTTGTTCCTGATTGGAGCCGTTCTTTACGTGATAACGCGATTGCACCATGGGAACCGATCAGTTCTCAATATTACCCTCAGCTTTTAGAAAGCATCTGTAACCACTTTGGTATTGATATGGATGTTCCTGTTCAAGATCTTCCAAAAGATCAGATGGATAAAATTTTGAACGGCAGTAAAGAGTATCTGACGTTTCGCTATAAAAACGACTTTGGTCAAGTAAGGAAGAACGAAATTCAATTTGAAGGTGTGCTAGGTAATATTCAGCGCCGTTATCGTGAGACAAGCTCTGATTATATCCGTGAACAGATGGAAGGGTATATGGCACAAAAGCCTTGTCCAACTTGTAAGGGGCATCGTCTCAAAAAAGAAGCACTGTCTGTATTAATCAATGGCAGACATATCGGAGAAACAACGGCGCTTTCCATTACAGAAGCAAAAGAGTTCTTTGATAACCTTGAACTTACAAATAAGGAACGTGCGATTGCAAAACTGATTCTGCGTGAAATCGTGGATCGTTCTGGATTCCTGATCAATGTGGGATTAGACTATCTCACGCTGAGCCGTGCAGCTGGGACTTTATCAGGCGGTGAAGCGCAGCGTATCCGCTTAGCTACACAAGTTGGATCTCGTTTAATGGGGGTTCTTTATATTCTGGATGAGCCTTCAATCGGTCTTCACCAGCGTGATAATGATCGACTTATTCGAACGCTTGAAGAAATGCGGTCGCTCGGTAATACGCTAATTGTCGTTGAACACGATGAAGATACAATGCTTGCGGCTGACTATGTTATTGATATTGGTCCTGGGGCAGGCGCACATGGTGGTGTGATTACATCCCAAGGTACACCACAAGAGATTATGGAAGACCCAGCATCATTAACTGGACAATATTTGTCCGGGAAGAAGTTTATTCCGCTTCCGAAAAAGCGACGTAAACCCGATGGCAGATATATCGAGGTAAAAGGCGCAACAGAAAACAATTTGAAAAATGTCTCAGCCAAGATTCCTTTAGGATTATTTACTGGTGTTACCGGTGTGTCTGGGTCAGGAAAAAGTACGCTCGTAAATGAGATCCTTCATAAAGCTCTTGCGCAAAAGCTTCACCGAGCAAAAGATAAACCAGGCGCGCACAAATCGATTAAAGGTCTTGAGCATATCGACAAAGTCATCGATATCGATCAGTCCCCAATCGGGCGTACACCACGATCAAACCCTGCAACTTACACGGGGGTATTCGATGACATTCGTGATGTATTTGCATCAACGAACGAAGCAAAAGTGCGCGGTTATAAAAAAGGGCGTTTCTCTTTCAACGTGAAAGGAGGACGTTGTGAAGCGTGCCGTGGTGATGGAATTATCAAGATCGAGATGCACTTCTTACCTGATGTGTATGTTCCATGTGAAGTGTGCCACGGAAAACGTTATAACCGTGAAACATTAGAAGTGAAATATAAAGGAAAAAACATTGCAGACATTTTAGATATGACGGTAGAGGATTCAGTAGAGTTCTTCGCAAACATTCCTAAGATTAAGCGAAAGCTTCAGACGATTTTGGACGTAGGTCTTGGATATATTAAACTTGGACAATCCGCTACAACCCTTTCAGGCGGGGAAGCGCAGCGTGTGAAACTTGCTTCACAGCTTCATAAGCGCTCTACGGGTAAAACGATTTACATTCTAGACGAACCTACAACAGGGCTTCACGTCGATGATATCTCTCGTTTACTCGTTGTTCTGCAGCGACTTGTTGATAACGGTGATTCCGTTCTTGTTATTGAGCATAACCTTGACGTAATCAAGCAGTGCGATTATTTGGTCGACCTTGGACCTGAAGGCGGGGACAAGGGAGGTACAATCGTTGGAGCAGGAACGCCAGAAGAACTTGCAGAAGTCGAAGCTTCTCACACAGGCCGTTATCTAGCGCCTATTTTAAAACGTGATAAGAAGCGTATGACTAAAAAGGTAAAAGAAAAAGAAGCAGTAAAATAA
- a CDS encoding DUF4097 family beta strand repeat-containing protein produces MEERKMILNMLNEGKISAEEAEKLLYALNDKKKMQLSSIGSLNLKKKAVNGATAVKMPTSGYKVAKFFDRVVKRIKTVDFDLNFGPSEPVHYVFQDSHVMFQSMDIEVYNGSVTIVPWDRKDVQVECDAHVYKVPEGSSAKTKFRNETFYDCDATKMRFYSRNKHQKVNAVISIPRESYDDIKVTTFNGPVKISDSHAKTLTIKTTVGAIAINHCTGENVKATAANGSLTLNDCQFRDVEAETMNGPVRLTVDASQVRSETINGSIYCRFASAVEGYASFKTVTGKIETEFPETVELDAVLKTIVGGFVCDFDSVEVREEKKEVTRKFLSFIANKGTSWPPFKLEAEAKTGSVVVLKAK; encoded by the coding sequence ATGGAAGAACGAAAAATGATTTTAAACATGCTGAACGAAGGAAAAATCTCTGCTGAAGAAGCCGAGAAACTTTTGTATGCCCTTAATGATAAGAAAAAGATGCAGCTGAGTTCGATCGGTTCTCTCAATCTCAAAAAGAAGGCCGTCAACGGAGCTACTGCTGTAAAAATGCCGACATCCGGCTATAAAGTAGCAAAGTTTTTTGACAGAGTTGTAAAACGTATTAAGACGGTGGACTTTGATTTGAACTTCGGACCATCCGAACCTGTTCACTACGTGTTTCAAGACAGTCACGTAATGTTTCAATCGATGGACATCGAAGTATACAATGGCTCAGTCACGATTGTGCCTTGGGATCGAAAAGATGTGCAAGTAGAATGCGATGCACATGTATACAAAGTGCCAGAAGGGTCTTCTGCTAAAACAAAATTCAGAAATGAAACCTTCTATGATTGTGACGCGACCAAGATGCGTTTTTATTCAAGAAACAAACATCAAAAGGTAAACGCAGTCATCTCGATCCCGAGAGAATCATATGATGACATTAAAGTAACAACATTTAATGGACCAGTTAAAATAAGTGATTCTCATGCTAAAACGCTAACCATTAAAACGACTGTAGGAGCCATTGCGATTAACCATTGTACGGGTGAGAACGTAAAGGCGACTGCAGCTAACGGTTCGCTGACTTTAAACGATTGTCAGTTTAGAGATGTTGAAGCAGAAACAATGAATGGTCCAGTCCGACTCACTGTTGATGCGTCACAAGTTCGCTCGGAAACAATCAATGGTTCGATTTATTGCAGGTTTGCCTCTGCTGTAGAGGGGTATGCATCTTTTAAGACGGTGACGGGAAAAATAGAAACTGAATTCCCAGAAACCGTAGAGCTTGATGCCGTGTTAAAGACCATTGTAGGTGGATTTGTCTGTGACTTTGACTCAGTAGAAGTGCGAGAAGAGAAGAAAGAAGTAACACGTAAGTTTCTTTCTTTTATTGCGAATAAAGGCACAAGCTGGCCTCCATTTAAGTTGGAAGCAGAAGCAAAAACAGGCTCTGTCGTAGTGTTAAAAGCGAAATAG
- a CDS encoding PspC domain-containing protein, with amino-acid sequence MKKLKRSNDAKISGVCGGIAEYMELDPTVVRLGTVALALFTAVIPVGLAYFIAMAVMPEDHV; translated from the coding sequence ATGAAAAAACTTAAACGTTCGAACGACGCTAAAATCTCAGGAGTATGCGGCGGTATCGCGGAATATATGGAGCTGGATCCGACAGTAGTCCGGCTTGGAACAGTTGCACTTGCTTTATTTACAGCTGTTATACCAGTTGGCTTAGCGTATTTTATCGCAATGGCCGTCATGCCTGAGGATCACGTGTAA
- a CDS encoding phage holin family protein: MKSWLASLIINTIALMVVAGYFEGFHIENISAALLASVLLSLFNVFLKPILVLLTLPVTIFSLGLFLIVINAALLSLTAELMGDSFNIDGFGMALIAAVIISLLNMFLTNFVLEPLKKKRKRK, translated from the coding sequence ATGAAGAGCTGGCTGGCATCCCTAATTATTAATACGATTGCGTTAATGGTGGTAGCCGGTTATTTTGAAGGCTTTCACATTGAAAATATTAGTGCCGCCTTATTGGCAAGCGTTTTATTATCACTGTTCAACGTTTTTCTAAAACCGATCTTAGTTCTTTTAACTTTGCCTGTAACTATCTTTTCACTTGGCTTATTTCTAATCGTTATCAATGCGGCATTGTTATCCTTAACAGCAGAATTAATGGGTGACTCCTTCAATATTGATGGCTTCGGTATGGCCTTAATCGCTGCCGTCATCATATCTCTGCTTAACATGTTTCTGACCAATTTCGTGTTAGAGCCTTTGAAGAAAAAACGAAAAAGAAAATAA